AAGAATGAAGACGCGCTGGACTTTTCGGCGCGGCATGATCTGGGCGATGCGACCTACACGCTGCTCGCCCGCGTCGCGAAGGAAAATGGCCGCGAAGGATTCTCCGCCCTGGTGGATGCCTTTGCGCGCGAGTCGCCGGCGGTGCGCTACACCATTTCGCGGGTCATCGGATCGGTACCTGTCGAATCGGGTGATCCAAAGCGCATTGCCGCGCTGATGACGGGCGCCCGCGCCGACGTGCGCGGATTTCTGCTTGCGGCGCTGGGCGGCTACGGTGCGCGCGCCCAGCCGGCGCTGGACGTCATGCTTGGCGAGTTGGCGCTGAACAACGAGCCGGCGGTCCGCAAGGATGCGGCCAGCGCCCTGTCGCGCGTGGCCGACGTACCGGGTGCGCTGTCGGACATGCAGAAGGCGGGCAGCTGGCGCACCCAGGTCGAGACGCGCATCGCGCCCGCCCTGGCACGTCTGGTCGTTGACGACCCGGAGCCGGCCGTACGCACGGCAGCGGCGGAGTCCCTGGAGCGCCTGCAACTCTGGGGGGCGCCCGCCGCATCGGTGGTTGCGCCGGTCATTGCGCGGCAGGACGACGCGGCTGCGCGGTTGGCGCTGGTGTCGGTGTGCAAGTGGGCACGTGGGACACCGGGTTTTCCCCGTGAGGTGCTGGAGAAACTCGCTGCGTCCGATCCGGATACCTATGTCCGCCGTGACGCCGGGGATGCCCTGCGCGCGGCCAGTCAGTAACGGAAAGTGGGGCAGCGTGGTGGCGATCGCAACAGTGCACGGCGGTGACTGCGGTGCCACCGGCGCGTGGCCGGGTGTAACCTGTCATCGCGTGCATTGCCGTTGTGGTCGGTCAGTCGATCGCCTTTGCGTCGCAGACGCTTCACGACGTCCCTGATGTCTCCCTTCCACTGGATCTCGGGAGTGCTTTCATGAATCGTGTTCCAGCGTTGTGGATATCGAGTGTCGCGGCAACTCTGCTGGGGCTGTCCACGGTGGCATCGGCAGTGCCTGTTCGGTGGGTCATCATGGACAGCCGCTTCGAGGACGGCGGCGTTCTGTCCGGCACCTTTGTGTTCGACGCCGACACCCGCCAGATCAGCCAGTGGAACGTCAGCGTTTCCGGTGGCGGCGTCGTCGCGTTTCCGCCGTTCACCTATGACGAGGCCGCGGCCAGCGGCGTGTATGAAGGCGGCTACGGCAATCCGCAGGATTCGGTCATACTGCAAAGCCGGACCAGCGAGCGCCAGTTGCGGGTGACGCCGAACGCCGCGTTCACCAACGCCGGCGGAACCGTGCCGATCAATCTCAACACCGCGCAGGACCACTCTGCCGGCCTCGAGTGCTACAACTGCGGCCCCGCGCGGATCATCGTCTCCGGCAATTTCGTCGGCACGCCGGTCACGACGGGTTTTGTGCTGGCGCCATCGATCTCCGGCAACTGGTACGACCCGGCGCAGAACGGTCATGGTTTCCAGATCGAGGTCCTGCCCGGTGGCGTGGCGACGGCCTTCTGGTTCACGTTCGACAACGCGGGTAATCCTGTCTGGATCAATGCCGCTGGCAGCATCGGCGCACAGACGATTTCGATGGATGCGCGCCGCGTACTGGGCGGTCGTTTTCCGCCGAACTTCAATGCCGCGACGATCACGACGCCCGTGTGGGGCACGCTGCGCTTTGCGTTCACCGGCTGCAACAGCGGATCGGTCACGTGGACGACGGTCGATCCCGCGTTCACGGCATCCGGCACGATGGTGCTGCAGCGGCTGACATCGATCGAGGGGCTTGCCTGTCCGTGATTCGTCGGCAAGACCGCCCGGGCGGATGAGGCCTAGAAGCCGTACTGGCCCTGCATCATGTGCTTTCCAATGCGCCAGGCGTTCTCCCATTCGGCGGGAGACGCCTGGAACATCACCATCCACAGTTCGTCGCTCTTGTCATCGGCGACGAGCGCATAGCGCGCGATGACCGTCACCTCGTCAGTCAGTTTCACGCGCAGCTCGTGGATCGTTCGTGCGCCATCACTGCGCCGGGATTCGGAATCCACACGGCCGATCGTCTTGAACTCGTTGGCCATGGCGCGCGCAGCAGCCGATGCCGGCCGGCTGAAACGTCGTGACGCCTGAGGGTAATAGGTGACGAGCAGGGCGGTTTCATCGGCCGGCCTTTTGCCACTGAAGCCGTTGGCGTTGATCGCCAGCACGAACTGGCCCTGGCCCTTTTCGACGATCGAGGACCAGCCATCGGGCTTGAGGAATGCCGAGCGTCCCCGTTCAAACCGCTCCCAGGACATGCCGGCGGGCGCAGGTGGAAGCGCAGCGTGCGCCAGGGACGTGACAAGGAAGGCAAGCAACAGAACGGTTCGACGCATGAGCAAGACCTGGTTGGACGGGGAGGAGGTGCCGATGCCGGATATGGCGTCGGTCTGTCCGGTACTGAACGCAAAAGCGGGTTGGCAGATCCCGTAGCCCCATCGCATGACAGGTTGTGCATCGGCGTTCCGTCCTTGGAGATACCTTCCACGACGGTCAGCCATCATGCGTACGTTTACCCTGGGTCTGATGTTCCTGCTCACCTTTCCCGCGGCCGCGGCGCCGCCTGCCGGTGAGATGGCGCTGATCGAAAGAGGGCGGTACCTGCTCGAGATCGGCGGCTGTCACGATTGCCACACGCCCGGCTATACGATGCAGGGCGGCAACGCGCCGAAAGACGCCTGGCTGACCGGTGACCGCCTGGGCTGGCAGGGCGCCTGGGGCACCACCTATGCACCCAATCTGCGCCTGCGCCTCAACGATATGGATCTGTCGACCTGGGTCGCCTTTGCGCGAACCATGAAGTCGCGGCCGCCGATGCCGTACTGGGCGCTCAACCGGATGAGCGAGACCGATCTGAGCGCGATCTGGCACGTCGTGAAATGGCTGGGCAAGGCCGGTGATCCGGCTCCCGCCGCATTGCCTGCAGGTGCTGCGGCGGCCGGGCCGGTGGTGCGATTCCCGGAACCGCCGCCGTCCGCGAAGACCAGCCGTCCCGACTGACACAGACGCGGGCAGCAACAGACGCGCTACGCAAAGAGTATCGACCAGATAACCAGGACCGTCATGGCGACGACGATGGCGCAGCCGGCCATGAACACTTTGCGGCGCACCGGCACGATGTTCGACCCGGTGTGGATATACGCGTGGACGATGCGACTGCCGACGAACAGCCAGGCCAGCGCCTGGGCGAGCGGACCGGTTGTGCCCAGTTGCCACAGCATGATCGTCAGCACGTAGAAAAGGACCGGAACCTCGAACTGATTGCGGATGTTGTTGTTGACCTTCTGGACGCTCGCCGGCCAGGCATCGTCATAGAGGCCGCGGCGCTCCGGATCGACCTGTCCCTCCCGCACGGCCTTGGCCTTGGCGGCGGCGAGGCGGACGTAGACCGCGATGGTGAGCAGGACCTGGGCAAGGGCCGGCAGGAGGATCAGGTTGCGGCTCATGTGGTTGGCCGGTTGGGAAGGATCGCCGGATGGTCGCACGCGCCGCGGCCGGCGTGCGGGATAGCCCGGAAGTCATCCCCCGACTTTCGTCACTTATCGGTGTTGTAGGTCACTAGCACACTAAAGCTCCAACCCGAAGGAGCCTACGCATGAACAGAACCTTGTTGTCGCTGGTGCTGCTGTCCGCTGGTCTGGCGGGCGCGGTCTCTCCGGTCCTGGCGCAGGAGCGCGCCGTGGCGTCCACCCACGCGGCCGCGTCGGTCAGCGTTCCGGACCCGGCGCGCCAGATCACCGACCTGGCGCAGAAATTCCGAGCCGGCGACTTGTCCGGCCTGGCCCAGAGTGTGGTGCCGCCGGAGAAGTGGCGCGCTGCCCGGGCGGCATACGAGCGCAAACGTGCCGAACCGACCACTGAAGAAGACCGCGCCCGCTTTGCCGAGAAATTCGCGCGTATCACCTCTGCCGACGCCGTCGACCAGTTCATGGCAGACATCGAACCCAAGCTCGCCCGGGCGCGTCCGCAGCTTCCCGGCGCCCTGCTGATGGGGTTCGGCGCCATGGCGATGGCGATCGACTCGCCGGAAAGCGACCTGACGCCTGCCGAGCGCGCCGCGCTCAAGAGCGCCATGCCGGGCCTGCAGCGCTGGGCCAACGGCACGGATTTCCTGAGCTCGGCCACGATGCGGCGCGCAGTGGGGCGGATCGTCGATGCGGCCCGCAGTACCGGAATCACGGACATCGACCAGCTCAAGTCGCTGCCGCTGGAAGGCGTGCTCGAACGCGCCGCGCCGGTATTCACGGCAGCCAAGGAAGCCGTGGGCTACTACGGTATAGACCTGGATGCGATCGCGGCGACGCTGAAGGTCGACGTGCTGAATCTGGAAACAGCGACCGCGCGGGTGCGCACGACGGTGACCGTGTTCGGCGCCCCGGTGAGCAGCGAGCATGACCTGGTGCTGGTGGAAGGTCGCTGGTACGACAAGGATGCGCTGGTCCATTTCGACGAGGAGCTGGACGACGACGTCGAGAGCTGAGTCGCGCGGGTCGGACGCAGGTGCGACGCGGCGCCTGCGTCCGCCGATGCCGGCCGCATCGTTTTCACGCGGTATGCGCCAAGGTTGTGCACTATCATTTCACCGGAGCGGAACGGCGGCGAAACGATTGGACGTGACAGCGGAATCGGCGACATCGGGCGCGGGAAACGGATTCCCGGTCATTGCGGGCTTCACCTTCACCGGCCTGCTGGGACGCGGCGGCATGGCCGCCGTGTACCGGGCGCGCCAGGACAGTCTCGGACGCGATGTCGCCATCAAGGTGGTCGAGCCCGACGCCACCGACGCAGCCCGACATCTGCAGCGCCTGGAGGACGAGGCGCGTGGCCTGGCGGGCCTGCATCATCCCTCCATCGTGCAGCTGTACGACTTCGGCCGCACCGAGCACGGTGCGATGTACTACGTGATGCCGTTGCTGTCTGGTGGCGATCTGCTGCAATGGGAACGTCCCGTTGCGGAATCGCGCCTGGTGCCGCTGCTGGAACGTCTGCTCGACGCGCTCGATCACGCGCATTCCTCCGGAATCGTGCACCGGGACATCAAGCCGGAAAACGTGCTGTTCGACCGCGAAGGGCGTCCGCTGCTGGCTGACTTCGGTGCGGCCCAGATGCCGCGTCCGAATCGCTTGACGGAGGATGGTACCGCCATCGGCAGCACCGGATACATGAGCCCGGAGCAGGCCCGGGGCCGCGAGGTCGACGCGCGTTCGGACCTGTACAGCCTTGCCGTGCTGGCCTATGAGCAGCTCACCGGAACGCTGCCGTTCGAAGGCGTTGACGCGCTGTCGGTGGCGCTGGCGCAGCTGGAACATCCCGTTCCGCGCCTGCCCCGTGCGTTGCG
This genomic stretch from Tahibacter amnicola harbors:
- a CDS encoding cytochrome C, with amino-acid sequence MRTFTLGLMFLLTFPAAAAPPAGEMALIERGRYLLEIGGCHDCHTPGYTMQGGNAPKDAWLTGDRLGWQGAWGTTYAPNLRLRLNDMDLSTWVAFARTMKSRPPMPYWALNRMSETDLSAIWHVVKWLGKAGDPAPAALPAGAAAAGPVVRFPEPPPSAKTSRPD
- a CDS encoding MAPEG family protein — its product is MSRNLILLPALAQVLLTIAVYVRLAAAKAKAVREGQVDPERRGLYDDAWPASVQKVNNNIRNQFEVPVLFYVLTIMLWQLGTTGPLAQALAWLFVGSRIVHAYIHTGSNIVPVRRKVFMAGCAIVVAMTVLVIWSILFA